From the Lathyrus oleraceus cultivar Zhongwan6 chromosome 3, CAAS_Psat_ZW6_1.0, whole genome shotgun sequence genome, the window TAGAATAAAAAATTAtgtataaaactatatcatctcaaaagaaaaaaaTTTCATCTCTAGAAGAAAAATTCGTGACAATTGAAAAAGATTTCGatgatgaaaaacaaaagatgattagtgaaaaacataattttgtatgtaaaaattgtgaatcactctctttccaaattgtccaatTAAAAAGAGTTATTGAAAGGTATGAAAAATGACAAATTGGGCTGGAAGGTGTCCTTAGCCAACAAAGATATTCcaatgacaaaagtggacttggttattcaaagttttccaaaccaagttctagtaaaactatctttgttaaaGTTAATGACCAACCAACTAAAGAGAAAGTGAACAAGAAAAAAAATGTTCATCACTatcctaaaataaaaatattctctaaaaagaaatcttatgttcctagatatagaagcaattttgaacctacttgtttttattgcggaataattggccatacacctaatgcaTGCTATGTTAGAAATTTTAGCATAGCAAATGAGCATTACGTATGGGTAAAGAAAGgtactaattatgaaggacccaaagcaatttgggtacctaacaaaatGTAATTTTGTTTCGTAGGTATGCTTGAAAACCACATCAAATCTTGAGTATCTTGATAATGAGTGTTCCAAGCATATGACTTGAGACAtacaaattttcaaatctagcattgaaggccaagggttatgtcaCATATGGTGATAAAAAAAAAGGTAGAATTCTTGGAATAGGCAAAGTTGGagcaccacctttcacatccattgaagatgtcctttatgtcgaaggactaaagcacaatctcCTAAGTATTAGCCAACTTTGCGACAAGggcttcaaaatcaagttcaccaaggatgaatgcttgattgaagatgaagtcttccatgaggtaaaactcaaaggtacgagaattaataatatatttatgatttcccttgatgatgtTTCTTTGAAGGTAAAATGTCTTATGGTAAACAATAATGAGTCATGACTTTGGCATAAAAGATTTGcacatattcatatggaacatttgaGTAAACTTATAAAGCATGATCTTGTTATTGGTTTGCCTAAGATAAAATTCGTCAAAGATAGACTTTGTGATACATGTCAAAAGGGAaaacaaaccaaatcaactttcacatcaaagaatgtggtgtccgctacaaggccactacaattgttgcatatggacttatttggtccatcaagaataagaaacttcggaggtaatgtatatgctttagttattgttgatgatttctctagatacacTTGGACTTTCTTCTTAttgcagaaaagtgatgcattcaaggcGTTCAAGAGATAAGCAAAGCAAATTCAAAACGAGAAATCCATATctattgcctccataagaagggaccatggtggagaattccaaaatgcctCATTCGAAGAGTTTTGCGAAGAACATGGAATATTTTATAATTTCTCGgcaccaaggactcctcaacaaaatggagtggtggagagaaagaataagtcacttgtggaacttgcaagaacaatgcttagcgactcaaatcttccaaagtatttttgggcggatgcggtaaGCACGACATGCTATGTAAATAATAGAATTATTATTAGACCTATCTTGAAAAGTACCCcttatgaactcttcaaaggaaggaaaccaaacatctcttactttcacatttttggatgcaaatgctttgtcctcaacaatgacaaagacaatctAGGTAAGTTCGACGAGAAGTCCAatgaaggtatatttcttggatactctcttactagtaaagcctatagaatatataataaaagaactttaaaaATTGAAGAATATATGCATGTTACTTTAGATGAATCTAACCCCTCCAAGGAGGATATTGTTttgtgtgatgatgatgatgatattgtaGAAGTTCCTCAAAAAGATACTTCAAGTGGAAACAATGAtaatcaaccaaaacatcaagATGAGCAAGATCAACAAAAGCCAAATGAtaatgatctacctaaggaatggagaACTCATTAGGATCATCCAATTGATAAAGTCATTGGTGATATTAGTCAAGGCGTTGCAACAAGATTAAATCTTAAAGATGCATGCTTGAATATGACTTTTGTGTCACAAATTGAACCTTCCAAAGTTGATGAAGCTTTAGGTGACAACTAATGGATAATTGCTATGCAAAAAGAGTTAAACCAAttcgaaaggaatcaagtttgggaacttgtccctaAGCCAAGTGATAAACACATCATAGGTAccagatgggtgtttaagaacaagcttGATTATAATGGTATAATTGTTAGAAACAAGTCAAGGTTGGTGGCCCAAGGATACAATCAAGAGGAAGGCATTGATTTTGAAGAAACATTCGCTTcggttgcaaggttagaagctatcaatttattacttgcttatgcatgttcattaaattttcagttattccaaatggatgtcaagagcgcattcttgaatggttacatcaatgaagaagtctatgtcaaacaaccctTAGGTTTTGAAGAATTCAATAATCCTTCACATGTCTTCAAGTTGAGAAAAGTTGTTTATGGCCTAAAGCAAGaacctagagcatggtatgatcATCTCAACAACTTTCTTTGTGAAAAGGGATTTGAAAAAGGTAAAATTGACAAGACCttatttattaagaaaataaaaggtaacactttattggttcaagtctaCGTAGACGACATCATATTCGGCTCAACAAACAAAGAAatgtgtgaagaattttcatcGATGATGCAAtgagaattcgagatgtccatgatgggtaagatgaactattttcttggacttcaaattaagcaactaaaggatggcatcttcatcaaccaatcaaagtacTACAAAGAGTTGTTGAAAAGATTCGACATGGATAGTTACAAGGAAATGTCTACTCCAATGGGATCCGGATattatgttgatcaagatgaatcagGTGTTTCAATTGACATAACAAAGTATCGAGTTGTGATTGGTTCCTTACTCTATTTGACGGCAAGTCGTCCTGATATTATGTTCAGTGTGTGTCTTTGTGCTCGTTTTCAAGCCAATCCAAAAGAATCACATCTCACCGCTGTTAAGAggatcatgaagtatctcaagGGAACAACAAATATCGGcctatggtatcctaaaggtagtatTTGCAATTTAGTTGGTTATTCTGATGCTGATTATGCAGGAAGTAAAATTGATCAAAAAAGTACTAGTGGTGCATGTCACATCCTTGGAAATGCATTAGTATCATGGGCTTGCAAGAAACAAGCATGTGTTGCTCTTAGCACGGACGAAGAGGAATACATAGCAGCAGGTAGCTATTATGCTCAAATACTTTGGCTTAAGCAATAACTTCGTGACTACAGACTCGATCTTGGATGCATTCCTCTCCgttgtgacaacacaagtgcgataaacattacaaagaatcTGGTCATGCACTCAAGAACCAGACATATTGACATTCAACATCACTTTCTTCGTGACCACGTGCTTTAAGGAGATGTCGAAGTCACATTTAtggatactcataatcaacttgCCGACATCTTCACAAAACCTTTGGCATGAGAACCGTTTTACAAAATTTGAAGGGAACTTGGGATTCTAGATGAGTGTGATATATAACTCGTCAAAAACACatcaattcaaattcaaatatgCACTCTTCTTTTACCCAATATCTTTTTCTTTGGAATATATATGTGTTCTCTTACATGAGTTTGAAGAAAAATTGAATTTTGTGTATCTTTACAATGTTTATATTACGTGTTTCTCTCGCATAAAGTTGCCTAAGGATATGTTAAAGCATGTGTAATTAGTAGTTTGCCAAAATTCATTGCATGGTGATCTTAGTGAAAGTACTGTTTTTTTCCTTGAGGTAATTGATTACCACATttggtgtaatcgattacatcCCTGGATGTATATGTTATATTTGCCTCTATTTTTGATGTAATCGGTTATCACTTAAGGTGTAATTGATTACACCCATGTTTCGTAACATGTTTTTGCTTCTGTTTTAtggtgtaaccgattacacctcatcgagtaatcgattaccactgtacgttccatatttttttaaattaaataaatgccTTTGGATAAGTGGATTTTCATTCAGATTTTATTTACTCTTACCTTATCACTTTCCCATCTCACTCTTCATTTATCATAAATCTTCAAAGCTCTTCTCTCACACTTATCACCATAACCTAAAACCCCATTAAAACCCCACTTTCAATACTCTCCATTGTTCCACTCTCTCTTCCCCAAACTCCACTATAACTCAAAAACCCTACTTTTAAGTTTCCATGGCTCCATCAAGGAAAGATAAAGGCAAGACTCAATTTGATGAAGGTAGCTCATAACATCAGGAAGCTACTCAACATTCTCCATCCCTCAAATCCAGGAGACTTACTTTTGACTTCCGGAATCGGTCACTTATGCCAGTAAAATATGGTAACCTTTCCTATTTTCCTTCTCATAGTTTTGATTTTCCGGAACTGTTAAGACGTCAATGAGTGTATTCTATGGTCTTTGATTGTGGAAATTATTATCCGGATTTGGTTAAGGATTTCTATGCAAACTTGGTTATTGTTCCCGGTGATAGAGTTGTCTTAACTTCTAGGGTTAAGAATACTGATATTGTTATGGATGTAGAAGTATTTGGAAATTGTTTGGGACTGCCATATAAGGGTCAATATTTTCTTCATGGATTTACCCCGGAATGGGAAGGTTATAGAAAAATGGATTATTTTTTCCATACCTGTCGTGTTTCACAACAAGCCTTTCTGAGTAAGAAAAATCTTTCCTCTTCGCGGGTCCtcttattttcaaaaaaattgtcGGTAAGCGATAGGATGCTTCATTATTTGATTTCATATGTTTTGATGCCTAAGCACTCAAATCACTCTAAAATTGGTGATATAGAGTTGCAAATTATTTATGCCATCAAGAACAAGATTGCTGTTAATTGGGCATATACCATATACATCACATGAAGCATCAACAATCTCTCACGAGAGGATTACCTTACGCAAGGCTTATCTCCAAAATTTTGGAAGCATGTGGTATTGATCTCAAAAGGGAACCTAAGAagaagatgaccccaagataatGTGAAATCAATGCTTCGACATCGGTTCAGAATACCGGTATCTTCTTAGACATGGATGGAACATATAAGTACAAGGATGAATTCTCAACTTCTTCAAGTGCTCCTCCACCTCCTCCACCGGCTCCGGAAGGTGAATATATGAATGAAGATCTCTACAACAAAATTTGCTCGGTAGAGACGACTATGATGAAGAATTATCGTGAGCAAAAGTTTGAGATGGCTTCAATCAAAATACTTTTGGAGTACCTTTCAAAATCCCAAAACTCGGAAGTAAGTGATGAAGAAGAGAGTGAAAAGGAATACAATGATGATATGGGGATGTCAGATAGTGATTAAGGAGTTTGTTCTAAAATAATTCTGTTTTGTTTCTTGTTCTTTCCATTGTTGTGTTTTTTTTTCCTTTCGGATTATGTCTTTTTGACCAACTTGGTGTTGTATTAAAACTATGTATGTGTTACTGTTTTAATTTTGTATGCGTTTATATTCTTTACCTTATCATCATTCAATATATGTGTGTGCTTTATTGCTTTCGTCTTTGCCatcctttttgctaatgacaaagggggGGAAGATGTATGTTTGGATGTTGTATGTTGTCTCAAACAATGCAGCTAGCAAATCTCTTTAAAAATCCCAATCTTGGATCAAGGGGGAGCTTCGATCAAGGGGGAGCTTTTCATTTTGTTAGAGAAATCAAAATCGGATCAAATTGTCAAATATagagttgtcatcatcaaaaagggggagaaaatgaagacaagcttctcaaaatgttttgatgaagacatgcTCAATATCTATGCATTGCAAAAAGAATGATTCAAGACTAAAGCTCAAGTGTTTCCTTTCAAAGCATTTCAAAGTCTTGGAGTTTTCTATTGATTCGATCAAAGTATTAAGGTATTAAGTTCTCACTCTCTCCATGATAAGTCAAGTGCTCTAGTTTTCATCATTCAGTCATGTGTTGGATGCTTAGGTCTTTCAAAAGTCTATCTTATAGCAGTCACATTCATTTTTATTGCATTCTGCCACTTTGCTGTGTGGTAATCGGTTACCACCATTTAATAATCGATTACCAACTTTGCGTGCTGCTGTGCAAGACAAGTTTTCCAACAATTAATCAATTACACCTCTtgtggtaatcgattacacagtgtaatttttcaaattttgtaacGTTGGCtcaggtgtaaccgattacaccatATTGGGTAATTTATTACCACTAAACTAGTGGCAGAAAACATTGCATTTTTTCATGGAAATGTTCTATGGAATGTGTTCTTGAACCATGACATCCTTTCATATATCATAACCATTTAGAGAGGTATCTAAGGGTTATATATAACACTTTTTCTGCAAATTTTAAACTTACCTCCTTTCtcacaaatattttcaaacaatctTCTTCATTCATCTTTTCAAATTTATTTCAAGTGTTCTTGATCAAAATTTTCTAGTGAAACTATTTACAGATTTTTCATAAACATTCATATAGTTTCATCCATATCATTAGAGCACTTGTTTGTCATAAAGAAGTTTGATTACTtcaaaggagaagatcaatcaatagATTGATAGTTTACTTTCACTTGTCAAAAACTTGTAAAAAATTCATATTGTTACTTTATCCTTGTTGTCTAAgattgttggaaacaagaggttcattaaaagggaggattgttctctttttgaacttagtgaaaaatccaagaggattgttcttggtgtgatTGTTAGTGTCTTCATTGAAAGACTAAGAAGAGTCTTGTAAAAATCCTAAcaatagtaaaatctctttcatATTGAAAGCggactggagtactctcgatctgtgaggggaaccaggatatcTCTTTGTGTTCTTTACCTTTCCGCACTTTACCGTTCATCACTTAACATAACcaaaaaagaaagaacaaagttTTTCATAAACCGAAAAAGTTTCAAAGatcctaattcacccccctcttaggcgcTACTCAACTAACAGTCTAAAAGTCTTCCAAGAATGAAAAtataaaaacataaaaaaattaatttaattaatttaagtatacaacaaaatgatgaatcattttaatttaatttttaattctttgtttatataaaaaataaattttatatatatatatatatatatatatatatatatatatatatatatatatatatatatatatatatatatatatatatatatatatatatatatatatatatatatatatatatatatatatatatatatatatatatatatatatatatatatatatatatatatatatactgttttaattttttaacattataaaaaaataaataaaaattaatacCCTATGATACTAACTTAAAATTATAAATAATCAATCACAACAAGATATTATAATATCAAAATAAAATTAATACCCTCACAAATAATATCtgtaaaaataaaaatttaaaacaaCATAAATAATGATAGAAACATCAACAAAAATATTTAAACTAGAACAACACAATATTGATAATAAAAATTTGGAAATGAATTGTGTACCTTATAATAACAATGAACCGTAAATCAAAAGTTTGATACTGGAATGGAGAAGTTGAGAGAATTTTAGAAAAAGGGATGGAAATTTTTGTGTGCTTCCGTAAAAGTTTCGTGTGATTATGGATGAGGAAGAAGAATGGTGAGAGGAAGAAATGGGTGTGTGAGGAAGCTGAAGAAGGGAAAGATTAAAAAATACATATGTTGCCTTGCCTTTATGACCATAGTGGTTCTTAAAATTTGGGCATGTCAGTTTGCTAGGTGCTTAACACACTGTAATGCATGTGACCATTGAGTAATTTACATGTTGCAATGTCAGTTGTTGCTGGGTGCATGACACATTGCAATGTGTGTGACCATTGCTGAGTAATTTCCACATTGAAGCCGTCTGACACAACTTTGCCAAAATCTGCATTGAAATGACTTGCCACAACATTAAgaatttgaattttgaaaataGCTTGCGAGGTGAATAACACCTCTCAAACATTGTTTAAAAAAACCATTTCCCTCCAAATGACTTGTGGTGATATATCTAATAAAGtactttttttttataaatggCTTGCGATGTGAATATCATTCAGCAACCATGATTTTTTTGCGAGATGAAATTCACCAAACTAATTTTAGTTTTTCTTGTAGTGTCTATTTGCTATTTGGTTGGAGGTAAGTCAAAAACTTCATTTTTCTTATATAAGAGGGTTCAAAGAGTTCAACCTACTAAAAATTTGTAAGATTTATTAGATCCTCTTAAGAACAAATATTGGGGAGAGAAATATGTCTTTTCTTTTTTACTGAACCTCGATAATTCCTAGTATTATTTCTTTATCCCTTAACACTTTACTTTTGTATTTTATTCTTAATTTCCACTGCTAATTTCTAAAGTCTTTTCAAAATGATTTTAAACTCTAAAAATGATCCTACAAGTTTTTCAAACTGTCATTTTTTTGAAACACACAATTCACCCCCTCTTGTTTGTGGAGTCACATGCCCAACATCCATGCACACAAGTACTAATCTCCTATAACACACTCCATTTAATAAATATGATATTGTATCTGCCCCATATTCTGATGAATATCCACCAAACGGATATCCGTGGATATTTACGGATATTCATAgatattattatttaaataataaaaaataaaatatgttagaaatcccccaaaacctatgtAGAATTCCAATCAATCTTGATGGACAAGATTGTTATTATCCATACAATAGCAATAAAAagaaagaacaatggagaaagaaagagtgtaaagaacgatgaaggagaagaggaattaaattctgcagagtttctctctgtccacagactgtggaaaacttcttattcattttgcaactgcaaaatactgtgaatacaatgttatgaatactaTATTCACctcattacaagaataagggttactccctctatttatagatttaggttaacttggacctcaagccaaagcccaaaactataagAGCCTAAAATAGCTAACgctactaaaataggcataagtcaAAATTATGTATGAAGCAATATGCTttgacacttcgacacactaacacaactcaacacactaggtggttcgacacttccctgatatgtcgagcaacctgcttcgatACAAGGAATTACAGTTCAACACACCACTTAATTCATtatgtctaagctatctacattcatcatagctcttagtgTTATGAACACTTCTACCTGCACTCCCTTAGTCATGATGTCTGCAATatgattctcagttctgcagtattccacattcatcttcccatctgctacccGCTCTTGAAGATAATGGAAGCTcatctcaatgtgcttgctttttacatatactccatgttcagatttgcacttcacaaattccttctcccttagaaaaccatctatcttcttgttccaagctccTGGAGCTTGTTTAAGCCTgtacagggctttatgcaacTTGTACACCTTTATTTCTTCGCCcacaaacccagctggttgtgcaacataaacttcttcttataaggggccattaaggaatgcacatttcacatccatatgacacatctgccagttgttcatgtttgctagaccaacaaccaacctgattgtttcgatcctagcaacaggtgtaaaaacttcatcgaagttgattccttctttttgaagaaatcctttcgccacaagtctcgccttgtgtcgagtcacttctcctttgaGATTAAAtttcaccttgtatacccacttcacatcgattgccttcttgtcttggggcaattcgacaagtgatAAAGCGTTGTTAACTTCAGTTATTCGTTTattgctttcatccactttgaatctttcaatgcctcagctgcattgacaggTCCGACATCTacgtagaaagcataatgtaccaacTCTCCTTCATCaaccacatcatctgatgtaatcacacattcttgcaaccttgcaggcatgtgtcttgttctttgaggtctaCTTGTACTTGCTTTACCTTtgacttcttcttgtcgaacttctctttcgacttcactaactggttcatcacaaaagattctcactgaatctttcttgacattctcagtccaatccaactccttaagctcatctatgatcacgtccttgcggatcactacttgcttattcactgggtcgaacaacttgtatcctccagtcgaatgatatcctatcaggatcatctgactggACTTGTCATCAAattttcttctcaactgatctggcacatgtctatgtgctatagatccaaacatcctcagatgactcaagctaggcttgacaccagacaaacattcttctggcgtgattccttctagcttcttcgtaGGATATCTGTTAAGGATATATGTCGCAatcgacacaacttctccccataattctttgggtagatgcttgcctttcaacatacttctaaccatattcataatggttctattcttcctcTCTGCGACTCCATTTTTATGcggagtgtagggtggcaccacctcatgcacaatcccttctttcatacataatgcatcaaagtctttcgacacatattctccaccatcatcagtcctcaaaatcttgatttaaacttggcaaatacctcgatcactttACTTTTCTTCTGGGTCAGGTAAGACCACaattttcgactgaaatcatctatgaatgtaacaaagtatttgttacctccaatcgaatccacctggagagggccacatacatcagagtatatgactttAAGAATTGCCTTtgacctgcttcctgcatccttactgaagttgttcttctgctgcttcgcctgcacgattcttcacacacttcgtttggaatgtcgatttctggtaatcctaaaaccatattttttctcttcaaatctctgatgtctttgaaatttAGATGGCCAActctataatgccatatccattcatctctgttggctgctgttgcaaggcacttatgctccatcacattaagcttAATCTTGAAGGTTCTATCTGAGACATTagagccttcaagatcaaccttccatttgagtcgagaattcttatcatcttgtctttgatcgacaccttgtatttcttttcgactaactgttctatgctgagcaaatttctcttcatgcatggtatgtacaacacatttgaaattactgacctcttgccatctttcctcataatcagaacattACCAACAtcttcagctgctagagtgttgtcatttgcaaatttcaccatgttcttcattgaggattttatgttgacaaaccaatcttttctttCAGACATGTGTGTTGAGCATCCTGAATCCAAGTACCACTagtccttgaatctctcttcatctcttattgtaaccatcaacaacgtctcttcttcttcttcatgtttcgccaactttgcataagtgtcttgattcttctgcttttccggacaatcactagaataatgaccatacatttgaaaattgtaacactgaatgtgactcttgtaTGGGGTTTGACCGCCACCTCTTCGTCTACCTGCAccaccacctctttggttgccttggtt encodes:
- the LOC127129862 gene encoding secreted RxLR effector protein 161-like, producing MDSYKEMSTPMGSGYYVDQDESGVSIDITKYRVVIGSLLYLTASRPDIMFSVCLCARFQANPKESHLTAVKRIMKYLKGTTNIGLWYPKGSICNLVGYSDADYAGSKIDQKSTSGACHILGNALVSWACKKQACVALSTDEEEYIAAGSYYAQILWLKQ